Part of the Virgibacillus necropolis genome, AATCAAGAATGTCTGGTTTCCTTAATGTTATTGAAAAGGTAGGAAATAAGTTACCCGATCCATTCATGCTGTTCGTATATTTAGCAGTTACGGTAATCGTTTTTTCATGGATAATTTCTCTTTTTGATGTAACATTTACAGTACCAGGTGCTGAAGAAGAAGTAGCAATTAAAAGTTTACTAACTGGAGAAGGATTACAGTATATACTAACCTCCATGCTTGAAAACTTTGTCGGTTTCGCACCACTTGGCATTGTTTTGGCAATGATGCTTGGTATTGGCCTAGCTGATAAAGTTGGTTTATTGGAAACAGCTATCAAGAGTACTATTTTGAAAGCTCCAGCCTCACTCATTACATATGCAGTAGTTTTCACAGGTATATTAGGGAATATTGCATCCGATGCAGCTTTCGTTATTATCCCACCACTTGCAGCCATGGTATTTTATAATGTTGGCAGGCATCCACTTGCCGGATTGGCTGCTGGATTTGCTGGTGTAGGTTCTGGTTTCACAGCCAACCTGATGATTACAGGGACAGATGCTTTACTGTCAGGGATTTCTACTGAAGTTATGCAAACAATTGATCCAGATATAGTTGTAACTCCAGTAGATAACTGGTACTTCATGATTGTATCAGTAGTCTTTTTATCTATTGCAGGGGCAGTTGTCACAGAGAAATTAGTAGAGCCACGGCTTGGCAAGTACGAGGGTAAGGTGAAAAAGGAATTTGAAGCGGTTACATCTTTAGAAAAGCGCGGATTCCGAAATGCAGTTATCGTTGGTTTAGCTTATATAGCTTTAATCGTACTAGTCATATTCTTGCCAAACTCACCGCTAACCAATGATCAAG contains:
- a CDS encoding AbgT family transporter, with translation MSAKSSEAKKSRMSGFLNVIEKVGNKLPDPFMLFVYLAVTVIVFSWIISLFDVTFTVPGAEEEVAIKSLLTGEGLQYILTSMLENFVGFAPLGIVLAMMLGIGLADKVGLLETAIKSTILKAPASLITYAVVFTGILGNIASDAAFVIIPPLAAMVFYNVGRHPLAGLAAGFAGVGSGFTANLMITGTDALLSGISTEVMQTIDPDIVVTPVDNWYFMIVSVVFLSIAGAVVTEKLVEPRLGKYEGKVKKEFEAVTSLEKRGFRNAVIVGLAYIALIVLVIFLPNSPLTNDQGGIVPSPFLDGIVPLILIWFIAIGIAYGVTVKKIESSRAIGKYMGEAMKDMSGFIVLIFAAAQFIAYFEWTNMGSWIAVSGANFLESLGFTGLAAVIGFVLLTAVLNLFIFSGSAQWALEAPIFLKMFYFLGYEPAFIQASYRIADSSTNIITPMNPYIIIVLAFMQEYDKKAGLGTLIALMLPYSIVFLGIWIILLLGFALLGIPFGPGVGVYL